The uncultured Carboxylicivirga sp. genomic interval TCCTGATTTGGGGCTTCAAATGTGAATTGGTATTTTTGAAACTATGAATAATATGACTGGTGAAGAGTTTGAATTGGAGTGGGATAAATTAATACTTAGACTGAGTAAACAGTTTAATGTAACTGCAGAATATGAGTTTATCCTGTTTATGATGGGTATTCAGGAAATGGGTATCGGGTTTCGCGAATTTAGCAAAACAGAAAAAATGGATTTAATTAATGTAGCACGATGTCGCATATTAGCGCGTCAGGGCTATATTAAAGAAACAGGGCTAGACCCTGAAGGTTGGCCTATATTTGAAGCTCAGCCCAAATTAAAATCAATGATGCCTTCTTATCAGAACCAACTGATAAAAAAAGGCATCATCGAATACTTTAAAAATATAGAATTTACAAACTAATCAATATGTACAAAATCATTGCCTTACTAGCAATCGCAGTAACTTTTGCTGCTTGCTCACCCAAATTGAAACACAATCAAGTTCTTTTTAAAACCAATAAAGGAGATATCTTAATTCAACTTTACGATGAAACGCCAAAGCATCGTGATAACTTTTTAAAATTGGCTAACGAAGGTTTTTACGATCAGTTATTGTTCCATCGCGTGATCAAGGATTTTATGATACAAGGCGGAGATCCAGATTCGAAAGGGGCTGAATCTGGAAAACAATTAGGTAATGGAGGTCCGGGGTATACTATTGATGCAGAGATTGATTTCCCCAAACTTTTTCATAAAAAAGGTGCATTGGCTGCTGCACGGATGGGAGATAATGTAAACCCCGAAAAAAAATCGAGTGGTTCACAATTCTATATTGTTGAAGGTAAAAAACTGAATGATGAAGATTTTGAAAAAGTTGAAAGGCGCTTAAACTCAATGCAACGTCAGAACCTGTTTTATAAAACACTCGAAGGTTATAAAGATACGCTTATGAGTCTTCGTAAATCAGGCGACCAGCAAGCAGTAATGAATCTTCAGATGGAGATTAATGAGATTGTTGAAAAGAAAGCAGAAACATTACCTAAGGTCACCATCCCAGAAGATATTAAAGAAGTTTATCGAACTATTGGTGGTGTTCCTCACTTGGATGGTAATTACACAGTGTTTGGCGAAGTTATTGAAGGATTGGATGTGGTTGATTCCATTGCTTCGGTTAAATGCGATCAGTACGATCGTCCGTTGGATGATGTAATCATTGAAAAAGTGCTTACCGGTAAATAAAGAATAAATAATGAATAATCTTGTTGGAAGAAAATCTCTTATTACGCTTATTGTCATTGTTTTTGGAACAATAAAAATATGGGCACAAGCCCCCATTTTTTATGTTACCATATCAACCAACATGGGCAATATGAAAGTGAAGCTTTATAATGAAACACCAAACCATCGCGATAACTTTCTTAAGTTGGCTGGCGAGCATCATTTCGATGGCACTCTGTTTTATCGCGTTGTGAAAGGTTTTGTAATACAGGGAGGTTCTTCCGACTCAAGAGATGCAGCACCAGGCAGAGCAATTGGATACGGCAAAGCCATTAACATCGATTCTGAAATAAACGAAGAGTGTTTTCACAAAAGAGGAGCACTTTGTGCACCGCGTCAACCTGAAGATGTTAATCATTTTAAAATGTCTGATATTTCTCAATTCTATATTGTTCAGGGTAGAAAATATACCAATGCTGAATTAGATTTGATTGAGAAAGCAACCAACAATCCTATTAAAATAGAACTTAAACGACAGTTTTACCTGCCTCATAAAGAAGAACTAGCCAAACTTAAGAAAGAAGATCCTAAAGCTTTTAACGAACTCTTACGAGATATAAAAGATAAGATAGCTTTTCATTATAGTATATCAAACAAGAAAGAATTTACCGAAGAACAACGCAAAGTATACACCACTATTGGAGGGACTCCGGAATTGGATGGCGATTACACGGTATTTGGCGAAGTGGTTGAAGGATTGGATGTCCTAAAAAAAATTGCTGCATTAGAGGTTGATAAATCCAGTCGTCCATACACAGATGTAAAAATAACAGTAACCGTAGATAAACTATAGCATTATGATACGTATTCTGTTATTTGCCTTTATTACAACACTATTTATTGGATGCCAATCGCGTTCCAATAATTCAACAAAAGAAAACAAAGCTCCATATAAGGGTTCATATAACGATAATGTTCAAGCAATTGTTGGTCTGCGTTCGTTTGATCACTACACTCGCTATCTCGAAGATGGTTTTGGTTTTTATGTTGCTCCCAACTTAGTAGTAACCAATTTAAGGTGGATTAAAGGTGCATATAAACTGAGAAGTACTCCTCTCGATCTGGAAGATTTTACATCAGTTTCGGGATACGTTGCCTACGATCTTGATATGGATTTGGTTCTTTTAAAGGTAACTCGCAAAAATCTCAATTACCTGAAAATTAAAGATGCAGAGCAGAATCCTGATACCATATATAGCTTATTCAGAAAAAATCAGAAATTGTTTGCAAACAATGGCCTCATTACAAAAACAGTTACAACTGATACTGTATCTTATGCACTAACCGACATTAATGCACGCGACGGCGAACCCGTTTTTGCAATGAATCATCGTCCGGTTGGAATAATGCAGAAAAGCGACAAAGAGAATAAAGTACTGTTTTTAAAAAGCATTGAAAAGCTGATAGCAAATAAAACCAGTAGCCCTCAATCGATTTACGATTTAAGAGATAAAACAAATAAAGTATACATTTCGCACACCAAGGTTAGTGGTTTCCGAATCATTACTAATAAAGGGAATATCGAAATTGCTTTATCAGACAAAACCCCACGCTATCGCGATAACTTCATCAAATTGGTTAGCGATCATTTTTACGACAGTCTTTTGGTACACAGAGTTATTAAAGATTTTTTAATTCAAACTGGTGCCGCCGATACCAAATATGCTAAAAAAGATGATGTTGTTGGATGGCAGGGGCCGGGTTATACTTTACCTATGCATATTGTTCCCGGGCTGTTTCATAAACGAGGCATGATAGCAGCCTCAAAACTACCTGCCGATCGTAATAAAAGTAACCGAAGCGACGGATCTCAATTCTACATTATATCTGGTCGTATTTTTACCGACCAGGAGTTAAATGATCTTGAAAAAGAAAAAGGCATTAAATATACTGCAGAACAACGAAAAGCTTATACCACAATTGGTGGAGCTCCTTATCTTGACGGTGATTATACCGTATTTGGCTGGGTAACCAGCGGTATGGATGTTGTTGATAAAATGGCTGCCTCAGAAACCTATGCTATCGATCGTCCGGTTGAGGAAATAAGAATTAAAACCATAGAGATACTGAAAAAGTAAGTTGAATGAAACAAAAATGGTTTTAAAGGCAGGCCTAAACCAATGCTTTTATTAATTTTGCAACTCGCTTTAATAAAGTAAATAAAGAAACAATGTTAG includes:
- a CDS encoding peptidylprolyl isomerase translates to MNNLVGRKSLITLIVIVFGTIKIWAQAPIFYVTISTNMGNMKVKLYNETPNHRDNFLKLAGEHHFDGTLFYRVVKGFVIQGGSSDSRDAAPGRAIGYGKAINIDSEINEECFHKRGALCAPRQPEDVNHFKMSDISQFYIVQGRKYTNAELDLIEKATNNPIKIELKRQFYLPHKEELAKLKKEDPKAFNELLRDIKDKIAFHYSISNKKEFTEEQRKVYTTIGGTPELDGDYTVFGEVVEGLDVLKKIAALEVDKSSRPYTDVKITVTVDKL
- a CDS encoding peptidylprolyl isomerase yields the protein MYKIIALLAIAVTFAACSPKLKHNQVLFKTNKGDILIQLYDETPKHRDNFLKLANEGFYDQLLFHRVIKDFMIQGGDPDSKGAESGKQLGNGGPGYTIDAEIDFPKLFHKKGALAAARMGDNVNPEKKSSGSQFYIVEGKKLNDEDFEKVERRLNSMQRQNLFYKTLEGYKDTLMSLRKSGDQQAVMNLQMEINEIVEKKAETLPKVTIPEDIKEVYRTIGGVPHLDGNYTVFGEVIEGLDVVDSIASVKCDQYDRPLDDVIIEKVLTGK
- a CDS encoding peptidylprolyl isomerase; translation: MIRILLFAFITTLFIGCQSRSNNSTKENKAPYKGSYNDNVQAIVGLRSFDHYTRYLEDGFGFYVAPNLVVTNLRWIKGAYKLRSTPLDLEDFTSVSGYVAYDLDMDLVLLKVTRKNLNYLKIKDAEQNPDTIYSLFRKNQKLFANNGLITKTVTTDTVSYALTDINARDGEPVFAMNHRPVGIMQKSDKENKVLFLKSIEKLIANKTSSPQSIYDLRDKTNKVYISHTKVSGFRIITNKGNIEIALSDKTPRYRDNFIKLVSDHFYDSLLVHRVIKDFLIQTGAADTKYAKKDDVVGWQGPGYTLPMHIVPGLFHKRGMIAASKLPADRNKSNRSDGSQFYIISGRIFTDQELNDLEKEKGIKYTAEQRKAYTTIGGAPYLDGDYTVFGWVTSGMDVVDKMAASETYAIDRPVEEIRIKTIEILKK